Part of the Ornithodoros turicata isolate Travis chromosome 6, ASM3712646v1, whole genome shotgun sequence genome, agttcgtcgcaacaaagtgcaagttactgaaacgatacaaatgcggcgacaacgtatcgattgcattaatcaatgctggattcaagcgaccgataataagacatcattatgtaatacattccgaattcatcaatcaagacaacaaatgAAAACTTCAAAGATTGGAGCAAggcaattgtaatttatcggaataaacaagcatataactgaaacaataaatgtaatctttgtcatcatcattatgaattcaacgcatcacaatgaaaaacactttgcatttgGTATGGCTAGATTGAACACAATGATTGCTGAGGGAAGGAATATTTCACACTATGTGCAAAAATTCtaatatggaatcagagctagccatcaaataggttttttCCCGACTTcactctgtacaacttcatCACCCCAAGGATAGAATTGTCGGAGAatgatcggtcattgaaatttgagGCATGATACCTCAATCTttgattataaaaaaaaagataatcaatttttttgtgaaaacttatcacatTTCaggaattaaattccacagtgcatgtatatttctcaaacagttggacTAGGCCAGacgtaggaaaagaagaagaaaaggcgtctttcacaagcaacccaattggagcggggaataaatattttcgtcaacacagttATCCATTTGTGTGTCTGGATAGGAAGAAGAgctgtccaagatagggcaaaacgggaaataaggcaagataactgatcgcggtgggataagtcaaagcgttcgcgacacagtgtcatcaacttttacaactgcattcgggttcagtgcctgcgagataatatgaagtcttcgcgaaaagcgaatccattatcagatgccacaatgcaaacgaaggattttacgagcatgtcgtgcaggccaagtctacatttctaatcacgtaatcttcgtaacacacggcacacaaacgtatatgaaataatttccaagtggcaatcagattttgggagaagcggatcacacaactgccatcagaagtgctgaaccaatatacaatgaagatgagcgttatgcataaacacaatggaagatatgttatattaattataataaccagatcagcgcaggtcacacataaacgtagatccaattcacaaaatatactccaGATTTCctgtagccatacagaaaaactatcacattattttagtgtcatagcatccgggcactacaaatgaaaaggccatactttaattttataagtttttAGCTCACAACGTTGTAAAATGCAAACTCAACattaaagatcattttcttctttaaattttcaaagccaaaactgcacgctatttcttgcatttttaaaagatatagattaaaaagttctgcatatagtcacacatattatacaagatatttgattgtggcttaaatgctaaaatttatcgaatcacattcaggagaagtggtgactaccacacatcagtaagagtttaattaaaatttgaacagatgTTGCGAGTtacgatcagtgttgtagaatatgtaatttcacaatacgcaagcttgagttcgctcactttgacgagcactcattcatgatgacagagaatttaatcgaatggattgatattttctatatacagtgaaaccttccaatgttggacacccgcggtgcagccgaagtgtGTCCTatttatagaggtgtccgaggtgtacagaatatgagggaaacaaaaatggaaaagatcacagctgtgtcgccagaaatgtcccccttcttcaatttatgaTCCTTAGTGGTAACTGGttgtagaggtaccactacctactcttcactgataattattactgattttagtagattcaattccgttcagattccactcaatggtaTTACCtgtggagcttttcgagcagctaGGACTTGTCTTtgaagcgtcagcccgcttttcattgctttggtgcagtgcgtgTTCAAAGCCTGTAGACAAACCGGAGACCAGTGCTTGCACAAAGAATTAcgatgtagactgacagcacttgtttttggactctaaaaactaaagcaacaaaatgctgagaccagtataggggaaaaagggGAGAAAGTCAAGGACATTGGCTCATTTTGgttctttttggtgcaaagatgggctcatattgaggtaatttagccagggttttgtccgatttagcagggaaaaccctgtcctacttctgagatagggaggtgtccgacatagagaatttcgtctccatgtagtttcaatgggagcctgcccatgcaatgaaatcttgtccgacatgggaagttgtccgaggtagggaggtgtccgactttggaggttttactgtacacTGTATCATAATGTGAATTCTCTATGGCGTGGATATTAAAAgctacgaatattttccgaacgaaatttacttaaaactcgaagaaagggtcgcccgcgtcgacgaacccgtttccggaaaaagcaacacgctctcGTAcagtaccgcgttaacgcgtcgggcgcagaatcgcgttcggtttcgggtaggacattggggaaacgcggctcggcgtgttgccgaaacgtcttcgaggacgtcttcgagaaaaattgctagagaagtcggcccagctattgttcttgaagttacatacatctatcagaactttgtaattaaaactccactatggtgctcacgtataataatgtgaaACTTTTTATAattaaacttgtaattttgattgtaatcatattgattaaaaacatcttctttgattaaatgtgctatcccttccgcttaattgaaaacgcgtgattaccactaataaaaatattgtgcatgatgtgtgataccccttcaatgctattgcatcattcctgtaataagtataatcgttgttacatgtattgtgtttcttctgcatcaggtgTTTTGGCTGTATTTTTCTCATTCACACAGAGtgataacataatttctgacacaaatgactttaataaatatatcttcacttgtacttttgtgtatggctatcctttgcatgtaaacagtctACTACAcacgggctgttgacccacaattcgcatgaacctttaaacacgtcacacctaaccctttaaataccatgccaatgatgaggacggtgcccagaagaagaacagtctctgttcgaaatatcggcggcttctgtcctgaggcaactcccttcctacatctctaccggttcgctggatttctacccatctactactgcacacctgttgtagctgaaaaaacaattgcgattgaattcggcacagattgaaaaatggcgaaagaagtcggcccaggatgaaaaatgtCAGCGGGTAagcgcacacgcagccctccggccacgctccgcccaccggtaagagcctccacccgagcgcgggaaaaaatatgcgaacgaagtcggccaaggctaaaaaatgtcgaaagaagtcggcccaggctgaaaaatgtgagagggtaagtgcgcacgcagccctccccctgccgataagcacgcggacaaccctccgcacacgcgccgtgtggggaaaaatacgcgcagggcttatggacagggcccaggggtccatgtcGTAGTTTAGCACAAGTCCTATACTACTCACCTTCTATGAATATGCATGCCAACACAACTCGTGGTCCACGGATGACGCAAAAGGTGATAATTTAAGGCCGTTCCTCATTGGTGCTGCCAGGAAATTGTACGACTTTCGCTTACTTCATCACCGCCAGGCGCCGTGGAGATCATGGAAACAAAGCTTCCTTCTGTCATTCTTGAGGACAAGGTTGCTCGCTGGGATGACTCAATAGCCTATAAGTATGTTGGTGGCTCGTTCATCGATTACCACTTCGAAAAGCTACGCCTCCTACAACTTGCCGAGCTGTGTCTCCCTGACTCTTCGGTTGTCGCACTGCTGATACACGGTCTTCCTACTCACACACAGCAAATTGTGAAAATTAGAGGACCAACAGAGCCAGAGGCTCTCCTACAGTGCCTGCGGGATATCGGTGGAAGTAGAAGCGAACGTGGCGAACAACAAGCCCAACCTGCGCGTTATAACCCTGCCAGCTTTCCACCCCAGCGCACCACTCCATTGCACGTACCGCAAACGCAACACTGTAAACCGAGAACCGCGAGAATATCAGCCACACTCGATGACTGCGTCGACGATGTAACTACAAAAAACGAGTAAAAGAAGGTGTCAGTTTCCACCCGCAGAAGGAATTTGAAACTGTCTATCTCGTATCCACCAAACTGATCTACATTGATGTTACACTAAACAACTCACCTACTCGCGCACTGGTAGACAGCAGCTCGTCAGTTACTTCCGTGAACAACCGCCTTCTAAGTCCAGCGGCCATGCGCAGGGGAAAGCCCATACGAGTCAAGGGATTTGACAGCACCTCGCAAATTTTCGATCAGTGGACTCAAGCCACGGTAAGAGTATCAAATCAAACAATCACCACCAATGCTCTAGTAATCAATGGAGTAGATTACGATGTTCTACTATCACGACCGGACATGAGGCGTCTGAAGCTTAACATTTATTGGGACGATACCGTGTCTGTCGCTGGCGACCGTCTTGAGGCTTCATCGCCAAAgttacgaggggcgttcaagtcaaaccgggacttttcatttttcgcaaaagtaaaatgaacttacaggcgagaaattagttttatttttcaacggaatctccagctgcactaatgcacttgtcccagcgtttcacgagggcttggatggcagcagcgtagaaatccttaccggcgcgtagcagccatgatcggacagcattcttgacctcgtcgtcgcagctgaagcggcggcccccaaggaacgccttcagtggcccgaagagatggaaatcgctgggggcgaggtctggactgtaagggggatgtggcagtaactcccagccaagttcctgtaaggtgcgtgtcgtgagatgcgcggtatgctgGCGTGCATTGTcttgtaggaggaggactcctttggtgatgagacccgggcgcttttgcttcagcgccttatgcacgtccctgagaacctggtagtaatatgcactattgatggtggtaccactgggcagaaaatcaacacgaacaacgccagccttgtcccagaaaatcgtggaaaaacgttggatgttctcaggaactctgacacagggctctgagccgcccccggccgggatcgtcctgcactgatctACGGCCGTCTCGAAAccatttgcaccactcaaacgctttgctgcggctaagtgtatcgtggccatactgagcctgaagtcttctgtgaatttcagatgactttacaacttcattcacgagaaacttcatgacacttcgctgttcgatgtgcgcgctcacctcgttgtcggccaccTTGTCCagcatgtgtcttctgttttgcacaaactttggaccaccacttggtgaacgcgaaggcctgtcgcgtgtgaaaatgacgaaaaagaagtagcgcgagccatttgtacactcaggagacagaaagtcccggctTGACTCGAACACCCCTGGTACAAGCTACCACCCCTCGTATTTATACGGCCAGTGATATACCCAAACTGTACCCGGAATTGATCTCCTTGTCTGGATTTCCTTCCCGAACCTCCGCACTGGAAGTCCCCTACATGCTTCGGGACACAACACCTATCCGACGAAATCCTTACAATTTGTCTCTTCGAAAGATGATTTGGTTAAGACAGGAGCTCCAATCTATGCTAGACGCCGGTATCATTCGTCCATCAACCTCACCATTTGCCTCGCCCATCACAATCGCCCCCAAGGCTGACGCTTCCTTTCGTCTGTGTACCGACTACAGACTCCTCAATCGCCAGACAGATATATTCCCATTTCCCATGCCCAACGACGATGACATTATCAATGAAACTGGTGGGAGCACTGTATTTTCGTGCATAGGTCTCTGCAAGGGATTTTGGCAAATACCCTTAACGGAGAACACAAAAAAATACACGGCGTTTGTCACACCATTCGATTTGTATGAATACAATCGTCTCCCGTTCGGTTGGAAAAACTCGTCTGCTTGCTTTCAAAAGATGATGACAGCCGTACTCCAACCGCTCATCGGGAAATGTGTACATGTCTACATCGACGACATCCTCATCTACTCTAGGTCCACGGAAGAACACCGTCAACATCTTCACCTAGTCCTACAAGCGCTACGCGAGGCAAACCTCAACCTCAAGATCAACGTGAAGAAAGGCGTTTCCCAGACAGCACGAAACTTTATTCGGACGTCCTAAAAATGTCCCAAAGTCCCAGGTCCCAGAAGTTGCGTTCCTGGGACGTGTCCCTTGTACAACGCAGCTCtacttgttgtttttctttgctAAGGAAGCCCCAGAAATGTTAGTCGGAGCAGggccccacagctccccatagagcctatagtttgagataattcaggcaacactgggcttGTGGCCAATGAAAATGAGTGATGATGCCTGGAaatcagccaatcaggaggGCCCTTGTTTGGCTCGCCTCGCGGCCGTCCGTGGCTCTCGACGGCTTTTATTGACTTGTTACTTAATGGCTACCGCTAGTTATTTTCTGATTCTTCGCGATTACCAAATGAATAAAGCAACGTGTAACAAGACATACATTTATTTGGCGAGTGAAAGAAAGAACCCAAGAAGCAATGACAACAAGCAAGTACACAAAGTAAATGCACACGCGAGTTTTGTTCTCGTTCACCGCGTATGTGGAACATTCGTTGCATCACGAATCATTGTGGATGGATAAAGATGTTACAACTTGAGCATCACGCTTGTTTTACAACGCATACAATGAAAGGACAGTACTGGAATTTATACAAAAGCTAAGCAAAAATGGGGGTAGTTCGTATTGTGTAAACTACGGGTGGTTCGAGCTACGAACGAAAAAAACGTGAACTTGTAGCATCAGTGACAGTGCAGGCTTTCACTGAAACACATTATGTAGGTGTGACTATACGAAATATCATACTTCTATACGCATGTGTAACACTATTAGGCATGTACAGTTGCGAAGACTAGAATATTACGAACAGCAAACGAAACAGCTTCTCTGGGATTCACCTTTCAAGAATGACAACTTGCACAGGTTAGGCACGACGACAGGTAAAAAGGAAAGCAAAAATGCATGCTTATACAttatttgcattgtgcttattCTCCAAACACTACTATACACAAAAGAAACATTTCGTTTATAGCTATAGGCTCAAAACAAAAATGTCATATATACATGCTTTTGATGTAATGCATCATATAAACAATAGATTTCACATGGCTGTGGTTATGACATTCCTAGGCGTATGAATTTGTGCAGCATACTATGAAAACTGCTCAGCTTATACTTGAATACTGTTTGCCATCTGTTACAGAAAACTAAGCGAGCCAAAATTAATGATGGGATCACTTTGGTGCTGTGGCGTGTGATACTGCATAGTTGTCTCTCAACATAAAGCAACAGAAAAGCAACAAATCCTTGTCAAATGTCTGTAGACGTGGGTAACATTACAATATTAAAAAATTCTCTGTTTGTGGAATCCCACcactctctttttttctgtacaCAATGCTCAGGATCATTTGGATGAGTGGAGATGGAGTGACacactgaatgtctcaaacgtTACACTCATGCTGGAAGTTTCTTCCGTTTCCTTTGTTCGGACCTCTGAAAAGCTGCCTCCTTAGCCTCCCTGTTTTTTAGTCTTATGTGATACTGTAATCGTTTATTAACGAAGTGACCTAGGAAACTGCCTTGACAGGCAATCGAGCAGAATGGCTCATGACTTGTCAATGTGTCTCTGCCATGACAATGTCTTAACCGATTAACAAGTTGCTTTCTTACTTGCTGTCTGTGTAAGACATTTGAAATCTCGAGTTTAAATACATTTTCCAACCTGCCAAAATATGCAAAAAATGAATCTGATGGGGCACAAGATGTAGTGTCAGAACCACCCGATTCGCTCTCCAAATACAAATATAACCCCTCTGCTCTCCTGATCCCCTCACCTGCAGCCCTCAACAAGCTTGGACAGTTTGTACATTTTGAGTTCTTTAAGAAAGAGTGAACcaaggatcccgcgtatgcatACTGTGCATTAGCCTCAATAATGTTGTCAGGCTCCTGCACAACATGCATCTCATGTTCAGTCTCCATTTCATCATCTGCAGGCATCCCTTGTGAgctgtcaggctcacagggaaTGTCTGCAGTTGAAGAAACCGGCATGCTCAACAAGTCATTTAAAAGCTCAGTTGTATCAGCCTCGCAATTCCCCCTGCTTGGAAGCTTCATGAGCCTCCCTGCAAGGGTATGCTTGAGGCTTGACACAAACTGAAACGCGTTTGGTGTTTCATTGCACCCGTGCATTTGCCGGAATTGACCGAACATGTTTTCCAGGGGGTCCTGGTTGAGCCTCCGTGTCAGCAGATGTTCAAAACCAAAATTTTGGTGAAGATCTTCCCACAATGCAAGTACTGCGCGAATCGTGATCTGCCACCCCCTTACAGTAGGAGGTTGCCTATCACTGTCAAATTTCCACTTTGCAATCCACTGGGCTGCAGACTCTAGTAACTCCTTATGTTTCGTTGAATTGTTCATTGCATATCTCATCTTTTTGTCGTCACTCTGTTCGACAGATGAACTGTTTAAACAGTCAAACAGTTGATCCATCTTAAGGAGGAATTCTGAAGTCTCAGTGGCTGCTGGAGGCATACATCCCACGCTAATAAGGACAGCGATCCCAGTGGAAACACTATTGCTCAGTACTTGCGTCGCAAGCTTGACCTTCATACGTTTGAAAGCTGTGGGGTGAATGTGGTTGTCTGTCAACTTTGGCGACAGTCGGACCTTTAGGGGGTGGTCTGATTCATAGTACTGTTTAATGAAGGACCACTGAACCTTCTCTTGAGCATCCCCGATCTGTAGGTCATGCTTCAACAGCAGGTTCCGTGTGGTTTTCATTAAATGTGGTGgatcaaaaataaaatatacTTTGGATTCATCGACACAGAAGTAAGGTTTGGTAGGGGAGATCTGAAGTTTTCTAGACAATGCACAGTTGCTGGCACCCTGGTCACAGACAACCGCTTTCACAGAGATATCCAATGTTTGAAGCTGTCGAATAAGGTCCTGAATCAAATCTTGCAGTGTGTCTGCTGACACGGTAGACTTGGAAAAAAGATAACACAGGGGCTGGACCCATGCTTTTGTTAACCCTGAGAGTGCGACAAGCAAAGctgaatttgccatctgggAGTTCCTTTCTTTTCCAGTGTCTGCAAAGCCGTAAACTGTGTCTGATCTGGAATCGTACTGCAGATGCTCCTTGATGGACATCTCATCAAAGAGCAATACACATGTACGATCTTTTGCTGGCAGTCCCTGGAGTTTTGTCTTCAGTCCTTCAAGAACTGAAGGCATGACACCAGGTTCCAAAGTAACTTCCTTGAGCCAATTTCGCAATGAACTCTCAGATGGCAAAGCCAGTACTTCGCTTAAATACCTGTAAGCTTGAGGTCCCTTGAAGTGTAGATTAAGAGCAAAGCTCCTGAAATGGGGAGGCCACCTACGA contains:
- the LOC135398410 gene encoding uncharacterized protein LOC135398410 translates to MSIKEHLQYDSRSDTVYGFADTGKERNSQMANSALLVALSGLTKAWVQPLCYLFSKSTVSADTLQDLIQDLIRQLQTLDISVKAVVCDQGASNCALSRKLQISPTKPYFCVDESKVYFIFDPPHLMKTTRNLLLKHDLQIGDAQEKVQWSFIKQYYESDHPLKVRLSPKLTDNHIHPTAFKRMKVKLATQVLSNSVSTGIAVLISVGCMPPAATETSEFLLKMDQLFDCLNSSSVEQSDDKKMRYAMNNSTKHKELLESAAQWIAKWKFDSDRQPPTVRGWQITIRAVLALWEDLHQNFGFEHLLTRRLNQDPLENMFGQFRQMHGCNETPNAFQFVSSLKHTLAGRLMKLPSRGNCEADTTELLNDLLSMPVSSTADIPCEPDSSQGMPADDEMETEHEMHVVQEPDNIIEANAQYAYAGSLVHSFLKNSKCTNCPSLLRAAETYARKYSAPTSFIDNVIVVGHGKWEYICLAIEESVVGTQTKGSVSLGGDCDGRGKWKTVYQQCDNRRVRETQLGKL